The following are encoded together in the Lactuca sativa cultivar Salinas chromosome 1, Lsat_Salinas_v11, whole genome shotgun sequence genome:
- the LOC111892088 gene encoding GDSL esterase/lipase At5g45920 — MRPKIYLFGDSITEESFSAGGWGAALAHHFSRTADVVLRGFSGYNTRWAMKVLDKVFPAEMNVGNGRAPLAVTVFFGANDACLPDRCSAFQHVPIDEYRQNLHAIVAYLKNRWPSTHVILITPPPIDEVARLLHRYGEIHSDLPERTNEAARNYAKACVAVARECGAPVVDLWSRMHQFPDWGKAYLRDGLHLTLGGNKIVFEEVIGKLKEVGLSLETLPADLPFTDAMDPNDPLKVFED, encoded by the exons ATGAGACCAAAGATTTATCTATTCGGTGACTCCATCACAGAGGAATCGTTTTCCGCCGGTGGGTGGGGCGCCGCCCTCGCCCACCACTTCTCTCGAACG GCTGATGTGGTTTTAAGGGGGTTTAGTGGGTACAACACGAGATGGGCGATgaaggtgttggataaggtgtttcCGGCGGAGATGAACGTCGGTAACGGCCGCGCACCGCTGGCTGTGACGGTGTTCTTTGGAGCTAACGATGCTTGCCTTCCCGATAGATGCTCTGCGTTTCAACACGTGCCTATTGATGAATACAGACAAAATCTTCACGCCATTGTCGCCTATCTCAAG AATCGATGGCCTTCAACTCACGTGATCCTCATCACTCCTCCTCCAATTGATGAAGTTGCACGTCTTCT ACACAGATATGGTGAGATTCACTCAGATCTACCCGAACGGACAAATGAAGCTGCCCGAAATTATGCGAAAGCTTGTGTGGCCGTTGCCCGAGAATGTGGGGCCCCGGTTGTGGATCTTTGGTCCCGAATGCACCAATTTCCTGATTGGGGCAAAGCTTATTTGAG GGATGGTTTGCATCTTACTTTGGGTGGAAACAAGATTGTTTTTGAGGAAGTGATTGGAAAGCTGAAGGAGGTTGGGTTGAGTCTTGAAACTCTTCCCGCTGATCTACCTTTCACAGATGCCATGGATCCTAATGATCCATTGAAGGTTTTTGAAGATTAA